In Herbaspirillum seropedicae, a single window of DNA contains:
- the mnmC gene encoding FAD-dependent 5-carboxymethylaminomethyl-2-thiouridine(34) oxidoreductase MnmC has translation MPARPLQLASSELLAAWRADAAQHQRVLALPPDCLREQQAATVLDLHFALGQNFFATWRAFDELRGQGGAQRLHYVAILPHPPAPHELIDDLSYAQALRAAWPLPLPGTHRLLLDEGRITLTLVWGALEEELARLEAPVDLFYLHAHAQAFDPDAPAWQAPACKRLARLAWTGAQAVVLGGAGRDDLQAALRQVGFAGQSREGALHLRYAPGWARPPSHVATRETPLLRYPQANRHAIVIGAGLAGTAAAERLSARGWRIDLIDAGPEPATRASGNHAGLFMPALARDDSPLARLTRAAFLFAAQRWQALGGVGMEEGAAILGECCGILQFGRDAKQAQSFEQGAREWDYPARYARWMSAQETADALGMPTMGGGYFFPEAGWLNPPSVCRRMLAVARQSNLVHSHFGCTVHRLQREGGQWQALDQAGESIAQAPVVILAAGAQASALPIAAALPLNAVRGQVTHLPAEGFPRLPFALCGDGYLTRAHGGLVCMGATYDRFQDPALRVDSHAENLGRLQHMLPQIATHTHLPPASAPSLQGRVGQRCIAPDRLPLVGALPGQAGLYGLLGYASRGLIWAPLMAELLAAMLEREPLPLPRDLVAALDPARFGTTAASDLELPAELE, from the coding sequence ATGCCTGCCCGTCCGCTCCAACTTGCCTCTTCCGAACTGCTGGCCGCCTGGCGCGCCGACGCTGCGCAACATCAGCGCGTGCTGGCGCTGCCTCCGGACTGCCTGCGCGAGCAGCAGGCGGCCACGGTGCTGGACCTGCACTTCGCCCTGGGACAGAACTTCTTCGCTACCTGGCGCGCCTTTGACGAACTGCGCGGGCAGGGCGGCGCACAGCGCCTGCATTACGTGGCGATCCTGCCGCATCCGCCAGCCCCGCACGAGCTGATCGACGATTTAAGTTATGCACAGGCCTTGCGCGCCGCCTGGCCCTTGCCCTTGCCGGGCACGCACCGCCTGCTGCTCGATGAGGGCCGCATCACGCTGACCCTGGTGTGGGGCGCGCTGGAAGAAGAACTGGCGCGGCTGGAAGCGCCGGTGGACCTGTTCTATCTGCATGCCCACGCCCAGGCCTTCGACCCCGATGCGCCCGCCTGGCAGGCCCCGGCCTGCAAGCGCCTGGCGCGCCTGGCCTGGACCGGGGCGCAGGCCGTAGTGCTGGGTGGCGCCGGGCGTGATGACCTGCAGGCAGCGTTGCGCCAGGTCGGGTTTGCCGGTCAGTCCCGCGAGGGCGCGTTGCACCTGCGCTATGCCCCCGGCTGGGCGCGTCCGCCTTCGCACGTGGCCACACGGGAGACGCCCTTGTTGCGTTATCCACAGGCCAATCGCCACGCCATCGTGATCGGCGCCGGCCTGGCCGGCACCGCTGCTGCCGAGCGCCTGAGTGCGCGGGGCTGGCGTATCGACCTGATCGACGCCGGCCCAGAACCGGCCACGCGCGCCTCAGGCAACCACGCCGGGCTGTTCATGCCCGCGCTGGCGCGGGACGACAGCCCGCTGGCGCGCCTGACGCGAGCGGCCTTCCTGTTTGCGGCGCAGCGCTGGCAGGCGCTGGGCGGGGTGGGGATGGAAGAGGGCGCGGCCATTCTTGGGGAATGCTGCGGCATCCTGCAGTTCGGCCGCGACGCCAAGCAGGCCCAGTCCTTTGAACAGGGCGCGCGCGAGTGGGATTATCCGGCCCGCTATGCGCGCTGGATGTCGGCGCAGGAGACGGCGGATGCGCTGGGCATGCCCACCATGGGCGGCGGCTATTTCTTCCCCGAGGCGGGCTGGCTCAATCCGCCCTCGGTGTGCCGGCGCATGCTGGCCGTCGCCAGGCAAAGCAATCTTGTCCACAGCCATTTCGGCTGCACCGTCCATCGGCTGCAACGGGAAGGGGGGCAATGGCAGGCGCTGGACCAGGCCGGCGAGTCCATCGCCCAGGCTCCCGTGGTGATCCTGGCGGCAGGCGCGCAGGCCAGCGCCTTGCCGATAGCAGCAGCGCTGCCCCTGAACGCCGTGCGCGGCCAGGTCACGCATCTGCCGGCAGAAGGCTTTCCGCGCCTGCCCTTCGCCTTGTGCGGCGATGGCTATCTGACCCGCGCCCATGGCGGCCTGGTCTGCATGGGCGCGACCTATGACCGTTTCCAGGACCCCGCCTTGCGCGTGGACAGCCATGCCGAGAACCTGGGACGCCTGCAGCACATGCTGCCGCAGATCGCCACCCACACGCACTTGCCGCCAGCCAGCGCGCCCAGCCTGCAAGGCCGTGTCGGCCAGCGCTGCATCGCCCCGGACCGCTTGCCGCTGGTGGGCGCGCTGCCTGGCCAAGCGGGCCTGTATGGCCTGCTGGGCTATGCCTCGCGCGGCCTGATCTGGGCGCCGCTGATGGCCGAATTGCTGGCCGCCATGCTGGAGCGCGAACCGCTGCCCTTGCCGCGCGACCTGGTCGCCGCGCTCGATCCTGCGCGCTTCGGGACCACGGCGGCGTCAGACCTCGAGCTACCCGCCGAGCTGGAATGA
- a CDS encoding DUF3717 domain-containing protein, whose amino-acid sequence MLTLTELEDAINYWRQQRPASGEECALSPEVNALAGLYAMMIFHRRHEVDLEQIDAQARQLIEAWLAS is encoded by the coding sequence ATGCTCACCCTCACCGAACTCGAAGATGCAATCAACTACTGGCGCCAGCAGCGCCCGGCCAGCGGAGAGGAGTGCGCACTGTCCCCCGAAGTCAATGCCCTGGCGGGTCTGTACGCAATGATGATCTTCCATCGCCGCCATGAAGTGGACCTCGAACAGATCGACGCCCAGGCGCGCCAGCTCATCGAGGCCTGGCTGGCCAGTTGA
- a CDS encoding SfnB family sulfur acquisition oxidoreductase: MSAHIPEPIRRAGQRPAQRISSESHALQVAAELAAEFATSAAQRDRERILPFEQIERFSQSGLWAITVPRSHGGIGASWQTVAEVIRLISAADPSIGQIPQNHFGNLNLIARLASQEQQRLFFAEVLDGARLGNAGPERNGKNVLDVRTRATLDRAAGDGSYLLNGTRFYSTGALYAHWIPSRAIDDDGQPLVVYTRRDAPGVRVIDDWSSFGQRTTASGTVVFDNVRVPATQVLALKDALQQPNNIGPVSQLIQAAIDAGIAHAAVQDTIAFVTTRSRPYVDSGLERASDDPYILRDIGNLSLRLHAADALLEDAAALLDSLPAQLSFEQMAQASAAVAEAKVLSTELALLASEKLFELSGSAATLASHNLDRHWRNARVHTLHDPVRWKYFAVGNYALNGTPPPRHSWS; this comes from the coding sequence ATGTCCGCGCACATCCCCGAACCCATCCGCCGTGCCGGCCAGCGTCCGGCCCAGCGCATCAGCAGTGAGTCGCACGCCTTGCAGGTGGCCGCAGAACTGGCGGCCGAGTTCGCCACGAGCGCTGCCCAGCGCGACCGCGAACGCATTCTTCCCTTCGAACAGATCGAGCGCTTTTCGCAAAGCGGGCTGTGGGCCATCACCGTGCCGCGCTCCCATGGCGGGATCGGCGCGTCGTGGCAGACGGTGGCCGAGGTGATTCGCCTGATCTCCGCCGCGGATCCTTCCATCGGTCAGATCCCGCAGAACCACTTCGGCAACCTCAACCTGATCGCCAGGCTGGCCAGCCAGGAGCAACAGCGCCTGTTCTTCGCCGAAGTACTGGACGGCGCGCGCCTGGGCAATGCCGGGCCCGAGCGCAACGGCAAGAACGTGCTCGACGTGCGCACCCGCGCCACGCTCGACCGCGCGGCAGGCGATGGCAGCTACCTGCTCAATGGCACGCGCTTCTATTCCACCGGCGCGCTCTATGCGCACTGGATCCCCAGCCGCGCCATCGACGACGACGGCCAGCCGCTGGTGGTCTACACCCGCCGCGATGCGCCGGGTGTGCGCGTGATCGACGACTGGTCCAGCTTCGGCCAGCGCACCACGGCCAGCGGTACGGTAGTGTTCGACAACGTGCGCGTGCCCGCTACCCAGGTGTTGGCGTTGAAGGACGCGCTGCAACAGCCCAACAACATCGGTCCGGTATCGCAGCTGATCCAGGCCGCCATCGATGCCGGCATCGCGCATGCCGCCGTGCAGGACACCATCGCCTTCGTCACTACCCGTTCGCGTCCGTATGTGGACAGCGGCCTGGAACGCGCCAGCGATGATCCCTACATCCTGCGTGACATCGGCAACCTGAGCCTGCGCCTGCACGCCGCCGACGCCTTGCTGGAGGATGCCGCCGCGCTGCTCGACAGCCTGCCGGCGCAGCTGAGCTTCGAGCAGATGGCGCAAGCCTCGGCGGCAGTCGCCGAAGCCAAGGTGCTCTCTACCGAGCTGGCCCTGCTGGCGTCGGAAAAGCTGTTCGAGCTCTCCGGTTCTGCCGCTACGCTGGCCAGCCACAACCTCGATCGCCACTGGCGCAATGCGCGTGTCCACACCCTGCACGACCCGGTGCGCTGGAAGTATTTCGCCGTCGGCAATTACGCCCTCAATGGCACACCGCCGCCGCGCCACTCCTGGAGCTGA
- a CDS encoding SfnB family sulfur acquisition oxidoreductase — protein MTQTAAAHASLTTLDSFPPPPSSTPPRLVARIRDDAEAIAAARKLAEDFSREAALRDRERKLPWDELERYVRSGLWGITVPKEYGGAGVSYGTLAEVIATISAADGSIGQIPQNHFYAVELIRVNGSESQKRFFFERVLQGDRFGNALAELGTKTSHDRKTRLSRNAHGPGYRIDGRKFYATGALYADWVPTSVIDDDGVQQLAIVPRHAPGLTIIDDWSGFGQRTTGSGSAVFENVHVPADAVIGFATAFSRPTQIGPMAQIQHAAIDLGIARAAYADLLTFVRTRSRAWVDSGVERAVDDPLTIREVGDLTIQLHAAEALLRRAGRKVDAAAAAPDEDSVAAASIAVAEARVLTTEVSLAAGSKLFELAGSQSTLAEHNLDRHWRNARTHTLHDPVRWKYHAIGNYVLNGKKPPRHGAI, from the coding sequence ATGACCCAGACTGCCGCCGCCCACGCTTCCCTCACCACGCTGGATTCCTTCCCGCCGCCGCCCTCGAGCACGCCGCCGCGCCTGGTAGCGCGTATCCGCGATGACGCCGAAGCCATCGCTGCCGCCCGCAAGCTGGCCGAGGATTTCAGCCGCGAGGCCGCATTGCGCGACCGCGAACGCAAGCTCCCCTGGGACGAGCTGGAACGCTACGTGCGCTCAGGCCTGTGGGGCATCACCGTACCCAAGGAATATGGCGGAGCCGGGGTGAGCTACGGCACCCTGGCCGAAGTCATCGCCACCATCTCGGCCGCAGACGGTTCCATCGGCCAGATCCCGCAGAATCACTTCTATGCGGTGGAACTGATCCGCGTCAATGGCAGCGAATCCCAGAAGCGCTTCTTCTTCGAACGCGTGCTGCAAGGCGACCGCTTCGGCAACGCCCTGGCCGAACTCGGCACCAAGACCTCGCACGACCGCAAGACCCGGCTCAGCCGCAATGCACATGGTCCCGGTTATCGCATCGATGGCCGCAAGTTCTACGCGACCGGCGCGCTCTACGCCGACTGGGTGCCGACCTCGGTGATCGATGACGACGGCGTGCAACAGCTGGCCATCGTGCCGCGCCATGCACCGGGCCTGACCATCATCGACGACTGGTCCGGTTTCGGCCAGCGCACCACCGGCAGCGGCAGCGCCGTGTTCGAGAACGTGCATGTGCCCGCCGACGCAGTGATCGGGTTTGCCACGGCGTTCTCGCGGCCCACGCAGATCGGACCGATGGCGCAGATCCAGCACGCCGCCATCGACCTCGGTATCGCGCGTGCCGCCTATGCCGACCTGCTGACGTTCGTGCGCACCCGCTCGCGTGCCTGGGTGGACAGCGGCGTGGAGCGCGCCGTCGACGACCCGCTGACGATTCGCGAAGTGGGCGACCTGACCATCCAGCTGCACGCCGCCGAAGCACTGCTGCGCCGGGCGGGCCGCAAGGTCGACGCTGCCGCCGCTGCACCGGACGAAGACAGTGTCGCCGCCGCTTCCATCGCGGTAGCCGAGGCGCGTGTGCTCACGACCGAAGTGTCGTTGGCCGCCGGCAGCAAATTGTTCGAACTGGCCGGTTCGCAATCGACCCTGGCCGAACACAATCTGGACCGCCACTGGCGCAATGCCCGCACGCATACGCTGCATGATCCGGTGCGCTGGAAATACCATGCCATCGGCAACTACGTGCTGAATGGCAAGAAGCCGCCGCGCCACGGCGCCATCTGA
- the phaP gene encoding TIGR01841 family phasin (Members of this family are phasins (small proteins associated with inclusions such as PHA granules). Note that several different families of phasins have been named PhaP despite very little sequence similarity to each other.) — protein MFSYQDQFSAATKANLQAHLDLINSLTAKAFEGVEKIVELNLSATKATLEEAAAAAKQLAGAKDPQELLSLATAQAQPGAEKATAYGRHLAGIVSSTQAEFTKAAEAQIAETSRKLSALIDEITKNAPPGSEQAVSILKATLTNANAAYEQLSKNSKQAVETLEANLANATKQFTAAAEKTVASTRAKK, from the coding sequence ATGTTCTCGTACCAAGACCAGTTTTCCGCCGCGACCAAAGCCAATCTGCAAGCCCACCTCGACCTGATCAACAGCCTCACCGCCAAGGCCTTCGAAGGCGTGGAAAAGATCGTCGAACTGAACCTGTCGGCCACCAAGGCGACCCTGGAAGAAGCCGCTGCCGCCGCCAAGCAACTGGCCGGCGCCAAGGATCCCCAGGAACTGCTGTCGCTGGCCACCGCCCAGGCCCAGCCGGGCGCTGAAAAGGCGACTGCCTATGGCCGTCACCTGGCTGGCATCGTGTCCTCGACCCAGGCTGAATTCACCAAGGCTGCCGAAGCCCAGATCGCTGAAACCAGCCGCAAGCTGTCGGCCCTGATCGATGAGATCACCAAGAACGCGCCCCCGGGTTCGGAACAGGCGGTCTCCATCCTGAAGGCCACCCTGACCAACGCCAACGCTGCCTACGAGCAACTGTCGAAGAACTCCAAGCAAGCCGTGGAAACCCTGGAAGCCAACCTGGCCAACGCCACCAAGCAATTCACCGCTGCCGCTGAAAAGACGGTCGCTTCGACCCGCGCCAAGAAGTAA
- a CDS encoding NAD(P)/FAD-dependent oxidoreductase, protein MLRISELTLPLSHTEDQLHAAILDRLGIQADELLSFTLFRRSYDARKKSAITLNYTIDVALKDEAAVLARYAKARNVGPTPDTSYHYVTRAPATLKKRPVVIGFGPCGLFAALILAEMGFNPIILERGKTVRERTKDTWGLWRQRELKPESNVQFGEGGAGTFSDGKLYSQVKDPKHYGRKVLSEFVAADAPPEIMYVSKPHIGTFRLVKMIQLMRDKIEKLGGEFRFEQRVEDVLIEDGKIRGLTLASGEQIEADHVVLAIGHSARDTFEMLYERGVYIEAKPFSIGFRAEHPQSLIDKCRFGPSAGHPILGAADYKLVHHASNGRSVYSFCMCPGGTVVAATSEPGRVVTNGMSQYSRNERNANSGIVVGISPADYPGHPLAGIAFQREWESRAYELGGGNYNAPGQLVGDFIANRPSTQLGSVEPSYKPGVSLGDLNPSLPKYAIDAIREALPAFDKQIRGYSMHDAVLTGIETRTSSPIRIKRDDHTLQSLNTKGLYPAGEGAGYAGGIMSAAIDGIRVAEALALDIVAQS, encoded by the coding sequence ATGTTGCGCATCTCTGAGCTCACGCTTCCGTTATCCCATACGGAAGACCAACTGCACGCCGCCATCCTCGACCGCCTGGGCATCCAGGCCGATGAGCTGCTGTCCTTCACGCTGTTTCGGCGCAGCTACGATGCCCGCAAGAAGTCGGCCATCACCCTGAACTACACCATCGATGTCGCGCTCAAGGACGAGGCAGCGGTCCTGGCGCGCTACGCCAAGGCGCGCAATGTCGGCCCCACGCCGGATACCTCCTATCACTACGTCACCCGCGCCCCGGCGACGCTGAAGAAGCGCCCGGTGGTGATCGGCTTCGGTCCCTGCGGCCTGTTTGCCGCGCTGATCCTGGCCGAGATGGGCTTCAACCCGATCATCCTGGAACGCGGCAAGACCGTGCGCGAGCGCACCAAGGACACCTGGGGCCTGTGGCGTCAGCGCGAACTCAAGCCCGAATCGAACGTGCAGTTCGGCGAGGGCGGCGCCGGCACCTTCTCCGACGGCAAGCTCTACAGCCAGGTCAAGGACCCCAAGCATTACGGCCGCAAGGTCCTCTCTGAATTCGTGGCCGCCGATGCGCCGCCGGAAATCATGTATGTCAGCAAGCCGCACATCGGCACCTTCCGCCTGGTCAAGATGATCCAGTTGATGCGCGACAAGATCGAGAAGCTGGGTGGTGAATTCCGCTTCGAGCAGCGCGTCGAGGATGTGCTCATCGAAGACGGCAAGATCCGCGGCCTGACCCTGGCCTCGGGCGAGCAGATCGAAGCCGACCACGTGGTGCTGGCCATCGGCCACAGCGCCCGCGATACCTTCGAGATGCTCTACGAGCGCGGCGTCTACATCGAGGCCAAGCCGTTCTCCATCGGTTTCCGCGCCGAGCATCCGCAGTCGCTGATCGACAAGTGCCGCTTCGGCCCCAGCGCCGGCCATCCCATCCTGGGCGCGGCCGACTACAAGCTGGTGCACCACGCCTCCAATGGCCGTTCGGTCTACAGCTTCTGCATGTGCCCGGGCGGCACCGTGGTGGCGGCCACCTCCGAGCCGGGCCGGGTGGTCACCAATGGCATGAGCCAGTATTCGCGCAATGAACGCAATGCCAACAGCGGCATCGTGGTGGGCATCTCACCGGCCGACTATCCGGGCCATCCGCTGGCCGGCATCGCCTTCCAGCGCGAGTGGGAAAGCCGCGCCTATGAACTGGGCGGCGGCAACTACAACGCGCCGGGCCAACTGGTGGGCGACTTCATCGCCAACCGTCCCTCGACCCAGCTGGGCAGCGTGGAACCGTCCTACAAGCCCGGGGTGAGCCTGGGCGACTTGAATCCTTCGCTGCCCAAGTACGCCATCGACGCCATCCGCGAAGCGCTGCCGGCCTTCGACAAGCAGATCCGCGGCTATTCCATGCACGACGCCGTGCTGACCGGCATCGAGACGCGCACTTCCTCGCCCATCCGCATCAAGCGCGACGACCATACCCTGCAGAGCTTGAACACCAAGGGCCTGTATCCGGCCGGCGAGGGCGCGGGTTATGCCGGGGGCATCATGTCGGCCGCCATCGATGGCATCCGCGTGGCCGAAGCGCTGGCGCTGGATATCGTGGCGCAGTCCTGA
- a CDS encoding patatin-like phospholipase family protein, whose protein sequence is MRKAPEQTPPSGRRKAAAAPVAEKPRVALVLQGGGALGAYQAGVYQALHEHDFTPDWVVGTSIGAINAALIAGNPRETRIERLREFWETVAHPDLLDLRTVPDTLRPWATRLTTMDTFLRGTPGFFRPRPLNAFALGLPVPPEEASFYSTAELEQTLSRLVDFDYLNGQSGIRMTVSAVKVSCGTLVNFDSREQALGPQHVLASGALPPGFAPVRVEGELYWDGGLYSNTPLEAVLNDTPRTNLVCLMVDLWHADGPEPRTLEEVVTREKDVTFASRSQRHIDAYLQQYRLRRAAHDLYQRLPRELLTQQDRQMMAELDADTTIHIVRLAYAGRDWNMASKDVNFARGSVRWRWEQGYQDALRGIALSQEDSFGQSEAGIVVHDLPSGQTHVAAG, encoded by the coding sequence ATGCGCAAAGCCCCCGAACAAACGCCCCCGTCCGGTCGCCGCAAGGCCGCTGCCGCTCCTGTGGCCGAGAAGCCGCGCGTGGCGCTGGTCTTGCAGGGCGGCGGCGCGCTGGGCGCCTACCAGGCGGGCGTCTACCAGGCGCTGCATGAGCACGATTTCACGCCGGACTGGGTCGTGGGCACCTCGATTGGCGCGATCAACGCCGCGTTGATTGCCGGCAATCCGCGCGAAACCCGCATCGAGCGCCTGCGCGAATTCTGGGAAACCGTCGCCCACCCCGACCTGCTGGACCTGCGCACGGTGCCGGACACGCTGCGCCCCTGGGCCACCCGGCTGACCACCATGGACACCTTCCTGCGCGGCACGCCTGGCTTCTTCCGGCCGCGTCCGCTCAACGCCTTTGCGCTGGGACTGCCGGTGCCGCCCGAAGAGGCCAGCTTCTACAGCACCGCCGAGCTGGAGCAGACCCTGTCGCGGCTGGTCGATTTCGATTATCTCAATGGCCAGTCGGGCATCCGCATGACGGTCTCGGCGGTCAAGGTGTCCTGTGGCACCCTGGTCAACTTCGACAGCCGCGAGCAGGCGCTGGGACCGCAGCACGTGCTGGCCAGCGGCGCCCTGCCGCCGGGCTTTGCGCCGGTGCGCGTGGAGGGCGAGCTGTACTGGGATGGCGGGCTGTATTCCAATACCCCGCTGGAGGCCGTGCTCAATGACACGCCGCGCACCAACCTGGTCTGCCTGATGGTGGACCTGTGGCATGCCGACGGTCCCGAACCGCGCACGCTGGAAGAAGTGGTCACCCGCGAAAAGGACGTCACCTTCGCCTCGCGCTCGCAGCGCCATATCGATGCCTATCTGCAGCAATACCGCCTGCGCCGCGCCGCCCATGATCTCTACCAGCGCCTGCCGCGCGAATTGCTGACCCAGCAGGACCGCCAGATGATGGCCGAGCTGGACGCCGACACCACCATCCACATCGTGCGCCTGGCCTATGCCGGGCGCGACTGGAACATGGCCTCCAAGGACGTGAACTTCGCCCGGGGTTCGGTGCGCTGGCGCTGGGAACAGGGTTACCAGGACGCCCTGCGCGGCATCGCCCTGAGCCAGGAAGACTCTTTCGGCCAGAGCGAGGCCGGCATCGTGGTCCATGACCTGCCCAGCGGACAGACCCATGTTGCCGCCGGGTAA
- a CDS encoding GntR family transcriptional regulator, whose product MYKIDAPAQLIEQVYHAILDAICTGALAPNEKITQEGLAEQLGVSRQPILQAFQILKREGFIEDAGRKGVMVTALDPQRLMQLYQVRAVLDGLAARSTAEQWKSDAALRAAGERAGRALIEAGRALADMRDLSARILADMDFHQFIYRSCGNPMIGQTTALHWQHIRRAMGAILSSEVRSHLAVWEEHEAILQAMLEGRPALADKLARQHAESAAAHLARVLTSAHYADKRRQA is encoded by the coding sequence ATGTACAAGATCGACGCCCCGGCCCAGCTCATCGAGCAGGTCTACCACGCCATCCTGGATGCGATCTGCACCGGCGCCCTGGCCCCCAATGAAAAGATCACCCAGGAGGGTCTGGCCGAACAGCTGGGGGTGTCGCGCCAGCCTATCCTGCAGGCCTTCCAGATCCTCAAGCGCGAGGGCTTCATCGAAGATGCCGGGCGCAAGGGCGTGATGGTGACGGCGCTCGATCCGCAGCGCCTGATGCAGCTCTACCAGGTGCGTGCGGTGCTCGATGGCCTGGCCGCGCGCAGCACTGCCGAGCAATGGAAGAGCGATGCCGCCTTGCGCGCAGCGGGCGAACGCGCAGGCCGGGCGCTGATCGAGGCGGGCCGCGCACTGGCCGATATGCGCGACCTGTCGGCACGCATCCTGGCCGACATGGATTTCCACCAGTTCATCTACCGCAGCTGCGGCAACCCCATGATCGGCCAGACCACGGCGCTGCACTGGCAGCACATCCGGCGCGCCATGGGGGCGATTCTCTCCTCGGAGGTGCGCTCGCACCTGGCGGTCTGGGAGGAACACGAGGCCATCCTGCAGGCCATGCTGGAAGGCAGGCCGGCGCTGGCCGACAAGCTGGCGCGCCAGCATGCCGAAAGCGCCGCCGCACATCTGGCGCGCGTGCTCACCAGCGCGCACTACGCCGACAAGAGAAGGCAGGCCTGA
- a CDS encoding bifunctional helix-turn-helix transcriptional regulator/GNAT family N-acetyltransferase produces the protein MDFDGLQTPPREQTIRQLRELSRKLVRELGFMRSTLAGSDLAPSAVHAIIEIGLRPGLQARELGEVLYLDKSNTSRQLAKLEALGLVRRSPAPGDGRAFSLTLTEAGQVLRKKIDKFATDQVSAALRRIMPEDQQGLVRALALYSEALSRDNPNAVAGSARGSAEAPLAQGYQPGCIGDIASLHARYYAEAAGFGVYFEHKVASELGAFVQSLPAPGKAIWTHQEHGRTLASIVIDGDVASGLAHLRWFIVDDSLRGRGVGRRLLEQAMALVDAHHFDCYLWTFQGLDAARHLYLEAGFALAEESPGEQWGSRVVEQRYVRPARKR, from the coding sequence ATGGACTTCGACGGACTGCAAACCCCACCGCGTGAACAGACCATCCGCCAGTTGCGGGAGCTCTCGCGCAAGCTGGTGCGCGAGCTGGGTTTCATGCGCAGCACCCTGGCCGGCAGCGACCTGGCGCCCTCGGCGGTGCACGCCATCATCGAGATCGGGCTCAGGCCTGGCCTGCAGGCGCGGGAGCTGGGCGAGGTCCTGTATCTGGACAAGTCCAACACCAGCCGCCAGCTCGCCAAGCTGGAAGCGCTGGGGCTGGTAAGGCGCAGCCCGGCGCCTGGCGATGGCCGCGCCTTCAGCCTGACGCTCACCGAGGCCGGCCAGGTGCTGCGCAAGAAGATCGACAAGTTCGCCACCGACCAGGTCTCCGCCGCCTTGCGGCGGATCATGCCGGAAGACCAGCAGGGCCTGGTGCGCGCACTGGCGCTGTATTCGGAGGCGCTGTCGCGCGACAATCCCAATGCCGTGGCAGGCAGCGCCAGGGGCTCGGCCGAGGCGCCCTTGGCGCAGGGCTACCAGCCCGGCTGCATCGGCGACATTGCCAGTTTGCACGCCCGCTACTATGCCGAAGCGGCCGGGTTCGGCGTCTACTTCGAACACAAGGTGGCCAGCGAACTGGGCGCCTTCGTCCAATCCCTGCCTGCGCCGGGCAAGGCCATCTGGACCCATCAGGAGCACGGCCGCACACTGGCCTCGATCGTCATCGATGGCGATGTGGCCAGCGGCCTGGCCCACCTGCGCTGGTTCATCGTCGATGACAGCCTGCGCGGCCGGGGCGTGGGACGACGGCTGCTGGAGCAGGCCATGGCCTTGGTCGATGCCCATCATTTCGACTGCTATCTGTGGACCTTCCAGGGGCTGGATGCGGCGCGCCACCTGTACCTGGAGGCCGGCTTTGCCTTGGCCGAGGAATCGCCCGGCGAGCAATGGGGCAGCCGGGTGGTGGAGCAACGTTATGTGCGGCCGGCGCGCAAGCGCTGA